A stretch of Lactuca sativa cultivar Salinas chromosome 6, Lsat_Salinas_v11, whole genome shotgun sequence DNA encodes these proteins:
- the LOC111908241 gene encoding histone-lysine N-methyltransferase family member SUVH9 translates to MGSLIDLNLYPDPPNTTTIATGYADTAAISIIPKVEPKLEPLDESADVPPESNSNPILGLISQPTTALVEHSEVDENNVYSEYNRISEMFRTAFAKDMETYDEIQATDPDAQAIVPVPEENQLSTVIVPSRRKNPSRSSELVRVTNLGIEDERYFRDVVRKTRMIYDSLRVLVVMEDDKRRSFGIVSTPRARGDLKASAVMKDRGLWLNRDKRIVGEIPGVHVGDVFFFRMELCVVGMHGQVQAGIDYLTSNQSSNREPIATSVIVSGGYEDDEDAGDVIVYTGHGGQDKNNKQVVHQKLEGGNLAMERSMHYGIEVRVIRGFKYEGSPSGKVYVYDGLYKIIEAWFDVGKSGFGVYKFKLVRMENQTEMGSALLKLAENLRTKPLEVRPVGYISFDISMKKENIPVFLFNDIDSNHEPMYYDYLKTTVFPPFVYHNVGGGCMCVSGCSKDCFCAQKNGGEFAYDSNGLLVRGKPLIFECGPFCRCPPNCQNRVSQKGVRNRFEVFRSRETGWGVRSLDLIQAGSFICEYSGVVLTREQAQLFTMNGDSLIYPNRFSERWAEWGDLSQIFSDYVKPSYPCVPPLDFAMDVSRMRNLACYMSHSSSPNVLVQLVLYDHSNLAFPHLMLFAMENIPPLREFSIDYGQADEWMGKLSITN, encoded by the coding sequence ATGGGTTCTTTAATTGATCTTAATCTCTACCCTGATCCTCCTAACACCACAACTATCGCCACCGGCTACGCCGACACTGCTGCAATCTCGATCATCCCAAAAGTTGAACCCAAACTGGAACCTCTCGATGAATCAGCTGATGTCCCACCAGAATCCAACTCTAACCCTATTTTGGGCCTCATTTCACAGCCGACCACAGCACTAGTCGAACATTCCGAAGTAGACGAAAACAATGTCTATTCAGAATACAATAGGATATCGGAGATGTTTCGAACGGCATTTGCTAAGGACATGGAGACGTACGACGAAATTCAAGCCACGGATCCCGACGCGCAAGCAATCGTGCCGGTTCCCGAAGAAAACCAACTTTCTACCGTCATTGTGCCGTCTCGCCGGAAGAATCCATCACGGTCGTCGGAATTGGTTAGAGTTACAAACCTTGGAATCGAGGACGAGAGGTACTTTCGAGACGTGGTAAGGAAAACGAGGATGATTTATGATTCTCTTAGGGTATTAGTCGTTATGGAAGACGATAAACGTAGGTCTTTCGGAATCGTCTCTACTCCCCGCGCCCGAGGCGATCTGAAAGCTTCTGCGGTGATGAAAGACCGAGGCCTATGGTTGAATCGAGACAAGCGGATTGTTGGGGAGATTCCTGGGGTTCACGTTGGCGATGTATTCTTTTTCAGAATGGAATTATGCGTTGTCGGGATGCACGGCCAAGTACAAGCAGGAATTGATTATTTAACATCGAATCAAAGCTCGAATAGGGAACCGATTGCTACCAGTGTGATTGTTTCCGGTGGgtatgaagatgatgaagatgctGGCGATGTTATTGTCTACACTGGTCATGGCGGACAAGATAAGAATAACAAGCAAGTCGTTCATCAGAAATTGGAAGGTGGGAATCTTGCGATGGAAAGAAGCATGCATTATGGAATCGAGGTAAGAGTAATCCGTGGGTTTAAGTATGAAGGTAGTCCCAGTGGGAAAGTTTACGTTTATGATGGACTGTATAAAATCATCGAAGCTTGGTTTGATGTGGGTAAATCTGGTTTTGGAGTGTACAAGTTCAAGCTTGTTAGAATGGAAAACCAAACTGAAATGGGTAGTGCACTTCTTAAACTTGCAGAGAATCTTAGGACAAAACCTTTAGAGGTTAGGCCTGTTGGATATATTAGCTTTGATATATCAATGAAGAAAGAAAACATCCCAGTGTTTCTATTCAATGACATTGATAGCAATCACGAACCAATGTACTATGACTACTTAAAGACAACTGTTTTCCCCCCTTTTGTGTATCATAACGTAGGAGGTGGGTGCATGTGCGTCTCCGGATGTTCAAAAGATTGTTTTTGTGCTCAGAAGAATGGTGGTGAGtttgcttatgattcaaatggtCTTCTTGTGAGAGGGAAGCCGCTGATATTCGAATGTGGACCTTTCTGCCGTTGTCCTCCTAATTGTCAAAACCGTGTAAGCCAAAAGGGTGTGAGAAACCGTTTTGAAGTTTTTAGATCAAGGGAAACCGGTTGGGGAGTTAGatcattggatttgatacaagCGGGTTCTTTTATTTGTGAATATAGTGGGGTTGTTCTTACAAGAGAGCAAGCACAACTTTTTACCATGAATGGTGATAGTTTAATTTATCCGAATCGATTCAGTGAGAGATGGGCAGAATGGGGTGATTTGAGTCAAATATTTTCTGATTATGTAAAACCATCATACCCTTGTGTCCCTCCTTTGGATTTTGCGATGGATGTTTCAAGAATGAGGAATCTTGCGTGTTATATGAGTCACAGTTCGTCTCCAAATGTGTTGGTGCAGTTGGTGTTGTATGATCACTCGAATCTTGCGTTTCCTCATCTTATGCTTTTTGCTATGGAGAATATTCCTCCATTACGGGAGTTTAGTATTGATTATGGACAGGCTGATGAGTGGATGGGGAAGCTATCCATTACTAATTAA
- the LOC111908220 gene encoding uncharacterized protein LOC111908220 — translation MLHTEPSFCIYADEDGCLQNEKRDLETKSSKKSDSSGEFSFAERSMGLIVEDEESNGFKNEEIQPPSPKMYLATGFGIDGIGGTEFTPTLFDDEYYKMIVDQDPYNPLALRKCAQFLQSRGDLTGAEDYFLRATLEDPNDGQTLMQYAKFVLEVHGDQDKALSYFEKAALVAHGDCNILAAYASFLWEIDEECEHGGAVSVGAEPVL, via the exons ATGTTGCACACCGAGCCATCTTTCTGCATTTATGCAGATGAAGACGGATGTCTTCAAAATGAGAAAAGGGATTTAGAGACGAAAAGTTCAAAAAAATCGGACAGTAGTGGTGAATTCTCTTTTGCAGAGAGAAGTATGGGATTGATTGTGGAGGATGAAGAATCAAATGGATTTAAAAATGAAGAGATTCAACCACCGAGTCCTAAAATGTATCTTGCTACAGGGTTTGGAATCGATGGTATAGGTGGCACTGAGTTTACACCAACCTTGTTCGATGACGAGTACTATAAGATGATTGTTGATCAAGATCCTTACAATCCTCTCGCCTTGAGGAAGTGCGCCCAATTTTTACAG TCCAGGGGTGATCTTACTGGAGCTGAGGATTACTTCTTGCGTGCTACACTTGAAGACCCTAATGATGGTCAAACTCTGATGCAGTATGCTAAGTTTGTCTTGGAGGTTCATGGTGACCAGGATAAAGCCTTGAGTTACTTTGAGAAAGCTGCTCTTGTTGCTCATGGAGACTG taATATTCTTGCAGCATATGCTAGCTTTCTGTGGGAAATAGATGAAGAGTGCGAGCATGGTGGTGCTGTTTCTGTAGGTGCAGAGCCTGTGTTGTAG
- the LOC111908230 gene encoding uncharacterized protein LOC111908230, which yields MIPSYPESYKIKSPMYPKVKVRQEEEDPQEFQRIYLKDFQSPSNSPQHKDGYTYTPPRVLKSHHISTSDANISSSKAAAMVDRKVAGGNKPNNKVNKKIAEVIKPSSILPPRAVLSSPENDLMLRTKNKTKTERSESKNHKLSQNTHVKCKKSYELEKKNSSWSWK from the exons ATGATCCCAAGTTACCCGGAATCCTACAAAATCAAATCCCCAA TGTATCCGAAGGTGAAGGtgagacaagaagaagaagatccacaAGAGTTTCAGAGAATTTATTTGAAGGATTTCCAGTCTCCATCCAATTCCCCTCAACATAAAGATGGTTACACTTACACACCACCGAGGGTTCTCAAGTCTCATCACATCTCCACTTCAG ATGCCAATATATCATCATCAAAAGCAGCTGCGATGGTCGACAGAAAAGTTGCAGGGGGAAATAAACCAAATAATAAGGTGAACAAGAAAATTGCAGAGGTAATTAAGCCAAGTTCTATCCTGCCACCGCGAGCTGTTTTATCGAGTCCAG AGAATGATTTGATGCTCAGaaccaaaaacaaaacaaaaacagaaCGTTCAGAATCGAAGAATCATAAGCTGAGTCAAAACACGCATGTCAAGTGCAAGAAGTCTTATGAACTCGAGAAGAAAAACAGCTCATGGTCATGGAAATGA